A window of Rhizobium sp. BT04 contains these coding sequences:
- a CDS encoding response regulator: protein MNKVLLIDDDAELTTLLQEYLVEEGYEVVTDTDGRAAIAAAAGNTVDIIVLDIMMPRMNGIEVLQRIRKLSQVPVLMLTARGDDVDRISGLNLGADDYVPKPCSPGELAARLRAILRRAGQPAAGATTDTIRAGQLVIHPGSRIAEWRGESLDLTGTEFSLLEVLARSAGQLVSKQEISKRAFGKPLTPFDRRIDVHISSVRQKLGLREDGQSWIQSVRGQGYQLLVD from the coding sequence AAGAAGGATATGAGGTCGTCACGGATACGGACGGTCGCGCCGCCATTGCGGCGGCTGCCGGCAATACGGTCGATATCATCGTGCTCGACATCATGATGCCTCGGATGAACGGGATCGAGGTTCTGCAGAGGATCAGGAAGCTCAGCCAGGTTCCCGTGCTGATGCTGACCGCAAGGGGCGATGACGTGGACAGGATATCGGGCCTCAATCTCGGCGCCGACGACTATGTGCCGAAGCCGTGCTCGCCGGGCGAGCTGGCGGCGCGGCTGCGCGCCATCCTGCGTCGGGCAGGCCAGCCGGCGGCCGGCGCGACGACCGACACGATAAGGGCGGGGCAACTGGTGATCCATCCGGGCAGCAGGATCGCCGAATGGCGCGGCGAAAGCCTTGACCTGACTGGCACCGAGTTCAGCCTGCTCGAGGTGCTTGCCCGCAGCGCCGGCCAGCTCGTGTCGAAGCAGGAAATTTCGAAGCGGGCCTTCGGCAAGCCGCTCACCCCGTTCGATCGCCGTATCGACGTCCATATCAGCAGCGTGCGCCAGAAGCTCGGGCTGAGGGAGGATGGGCAATCCTGGATCCAGTCCGTTCGCGGCCAGGGCTATCAACTTCTCGTGGACTGA
- a CDS encoding ATP-binding protein: MPRLFWKFFTTIWLTMAATVGVIFLLVNFLQGVPFARELDEERRAITLNLTANMLARDGEDAARYFVRTSEETLPPGLTISKTAKADACAVPKTADTRSVLKDGVCYQISLPARANFTFDNLGPFIPWIAILISSTISAGALARYLIRPVVHLRDGLSALAHGRFDFRIGDKMAGRKDEVTALAHDFDSSAARLQELQDAQQRLFHDVSHELRSPLSRLQAAVGVLRQSPAKLGAMLDRMDREVERLDALVGEVLTLARLTTGSGLPLKTQALDVIELLNEILGDAAFEAQAREVSITTSVEGTFRAEVEGELIYRALENVVRNAVKYTAEHSHISVSCEAAAERLKICVTDQGPGVRRDELERIFQPFSRGKEAVPRGGYGLGLAITRQAVERHGGRVHASLPDGGGLAITLELRRRPTPHGSADHQV, encoded by the coding sequence ATGCCCCGGCTTTTCTGGAAATTCTTCACGACGATCTGGCTGACGATGGCGGCGACCGTCGGCGTGATCTTCCTGCTCGTCAATTTTCTCCAGGGGGTTCCTTTTGCGCGCGAATTGGATGAAGAGCGGCGAGCGATCACCCTGAACCTGACCGCAAACATGCTCGCCAGAGATGGCGAAGATGCTGCCAGGTATTTCGTGCGCACAAGCGAAGAGACGCTACCGCCTGGTCTGACGATTTCCAAGACCGCGAAAGCCGATGCCTGTGCGGTTCCGAAGACGGCCGATACAAGATCCGTCCTCAAGGACGGAGTTTGTTATCAGATTTCCCTGCCGGCTCGCGCCAATTTCACCTTCGACAACCTTGGTCCGTTCATACCGTGGATCGCGATCCTGATTTCGAGCACGATATCGGCAGGCGCGCTCGCCCGGTACCTCATTCGTCCCGTCGTGCATCTGCGCGACGGCTTGAGTGCGCTCGCCCATGGCCGCTTCGACTTCCGCATCGGGGACAAAATGGCTGGCCGAAAGGACGAGGTCACCGCACTGGCGCACGACTTCGATTCCAGCGCCGCCCGGCTTCAGGAGCTTCAGGATGCGCAGCAACGGCTGTTCCATGACGTCTCCCATGAATTGCGTTCGCCCCTGTCGCGTCTGCAGGCCGCCGTCGGTGTGCTTCGGCAAAGCCCGGCCAAACTCGGCGCCATGCTGGATCGGATGGACCGGGAGGTCGAACGGCTCGACGCGCTGGTTGGCGAAGTTCTGACGCTTGCCAGGCTCACCACGGGCTCCGGCCTGCCGCTGAAGACCCAGGCCCTTGATGTCATCGAACTGCTGAATGAAATCCTCGGCGACGCGGCATTCGAAGCCCAGGCGCGGGAGGTGTCGATCACAACCAGTGTCGAGGGCACCTTCCGCGCCGAGGTCGAAGGTGAGCTGATCTACCGGGCGCTCGAAAACGTCGTGCGCAACGCCGTCAAATACACGGCCGAGCATTCGCACATATCCGTGTCTTGCGAGGCGGCGGCCGAGCGCCTCAAAATCTGCGTCACCGATCAGGGGCCGGGCGTCAGGCGCGACGAACTCGAGCGCATCTTCCAGCCGTTCTCACGCGGGAAAGAGGCCGTGCCGAGAGGCGGATACGGCCTGGGTCTCGCCATCACCAGGCAGGCCGTCGAGCGCCATGGCGGGCGGGTGCATGCATCCTTGCCCGATGGCGGCGGACTGGCGATCACGCTGGAGCTTCGGAGACGGCCGACGCCCCATGGTTCGGCTGACCATCAAGTCTGA